One Xiphophorus couchianus chromosome 1, X_couchianus-1.0, whole genome shotgun sequence genomic region harbors:
- the hnrnpa1b gene encoding heterogeneous nuclear ribonucleoprotein A1b isoform X1 translates to MSKDVPREPEQLRKLFIGGLSFETTDESLRAHFEQWGSLTDCVVMRDPNSKRSRGFGFVTYSSVQEVDAAMSARPHKVDGRVVEPKRAVSREDSNRPGAHVTVKKIFVGGIKEDTEESHLRDYFQQFGKIEVIDIMTDRNTGKKRGFAFVTFDDHDSVDRIVIQKYHTINSHNCEVRKALTKQEMQSVGMGMRGGRNSGGRPYDYDRGFNQGGRGRYGDGPNNWNDGGYGGGPGGPGGYNNGGNRGYNQGYNQGGGGGGGGGGYGGNSYDSNGYGNCGGGGGGGGGSNYNNMGHYDPQASNFGPMKNNFGGGGGGGGGGGRSFGGYGGGSNNPGGYGRPGRF, encoded by the exons ATGTCAAAAGAC gtcCCACGTGAGCCGGAGCAGCTCCGCAAGCTGTTCATTGGAGGCCTGAGCTTTGAGACAACAGATGAGAGCCTGCGGGCTCATTTTGAACAATGGGGGTCCCTTACAGACTGTGTG GTCATGAGAGACCCCAACAGCAAGAGGTCCAGGGGTTTCGGCTTTGTTACATATTCGTCAGTGCAGGAAGTTGATGCTGCCATGTCTGCCCGTCCCCACAAAGTGGACGGAAGGGTCGTGGAGCCTAAGCGTGCAGTTTCTAGAGAG GACTCAAACCGTCCAGGTGCTCATGTAACGGTCAAGAAAATCTTTGTGGGAGGCATCAAAGAAGACACAGAGGAGTCGCACCTTAGGGATTACTTCCAGCAGTTCGGCAAAATCGAGGTCATTGATATCATGACCGACCGCAACACTGGAAAGAAGAGGGGTTTCGCTTTTGTCACGTTTGATGACCATGATTCAGTGGATAGGATTGTCA TTCAGAAATATCACACAATCAACTCTCACAACTGTGAAGTGAGGAAGGCCCTTACCAAGCAGGAAATGCAGAGTGTAGGAATGGGAATGAGAGGAGGGCGCAACAGCGGGGGGAGGCCATATGATTACGACAGAGGCTTCAACCAGG GAGGTAGGGGCAGATATGGAGATGGTCCTAATAACTGGAATGATGGTG GTTACGGAGGGGGTCCTGGTGGTCCTGGCGGCTATAACAACGGCGGCAACAGAGGTTATAACCAGGGCTATAaccagggtggtggtggtggaggtggCGGCGGAGGCTACGGTGGAAACAGTTATGACAGCAACGGTTATG GTAACTGTGGAGGAGGTGGTGGCGGCGGCGGTGGGAGTAACTACAACAACATGGGCCATTATGACCCCCAGGCCTCTAACTTTGGCCCAATGAAGAACAACtttggcggcggcggcggcggtggtggcggcggcggcaggAGCTTTG GTGGCTACGGAGGTGGCTCTAACAATCCCGGTGGCTATGGCCGCCCAGGACGATTTTAG
- the hnrnpa1b gene encoding heterogeneous nuclear ribonucleoprotein A1b isoform X2, with protein MSKDVPREPEQLRKLFIGGLSFETTDESLRAHFEQWGSLTDCVVMRDPNSKRSRGFGFVTYSSVQEVDAAMSARPHKVDGRVVEPKRAVSREDSNRPGAHVTVKKIFVGGIKEDTEESHLRDYFQQFGKIEVIDIMTDRNTGKKRGFAFVTFDDHDSVDRIVIQKYHTINSHNCEVRKALTKQEMQSVGMGMRGGRNSGGRPYDYDRGFNQGGRGRYGDGPNNWNDGGYGGGPGGPGGYNNGGNRGYNQGYNQGGGGGGGGGGYGGNSYDSNGYGNCGGGGGGGGGSNYNNMGHYDPQASNFGPMKNNFGGGGGGGGGGGRSFGKPPEGMQLEQV; from the exons ATGTCAAAAGAC gtcCCACGTGAGCCGGAGCAGCTCCGCAAGCTGTTCATTGGAGGCCTGAGCTTTGAGACAACAGATGAGAGCCTGCGGGCTCATTTTGAACAATGGGGGTCCCTTACAGACTGTGTG GTCATGAGAGACCCCAACAGCAAGAGGTCCAGGGGTTTCGGCTTTGTTACATATTCGTCAGTGCAGGAAGTTGATGCTGCCATGTCTGCCCGTCCCCACAAAGTGGACGGAAGGGTCGTGGAGCCTAAGCGTGCAGTTTCTAGAGAG GACTCAAACCGTCCAGGTGCTCATGTAACGGTCAAGAAAATCTTTGTGGGAGGCATCAAAGAAGACACAGAGGAGTCGCACCTTAGGGATTACTTCCAGCAGTTCGGCAAAATCGAGGTCATTGATATCATGACCGACCGCAACACTGGAAAGAAGAGGGGTTTCGCTTTTGTCACGTTTGATGACCATGATTCAGTGGATAGGATTGTCA TTCAGAAATATCACACAATCAACTCTCACAACTGTGAAGTGAGGAAGGCCCTTACCAAGCAGGAAATGCAGAGTGTAGGAATGGGAATGAGAGGAGGGCGCAACAGCGGGGGGAGGCCATATGATTACGACAGAGGCTTCAACCAGG GAGGTAGGGGCAGATATGGAGATGGTCCTAATAACTGGAATGATGGTG GTTACGGAGGGGGTCCTGGTGGTCCTGGCGGCTATAACAACGGCGGCAACAGAGGTTATAACCAGGGCTATAaccagggtggtggtggtggaggtggCGGCGGAGGCTACGGTGGAAACAGTTATGACAGCAACGGTTATG GTAACTGTGGAGGAGGTGGTGGCGGCGGCGGTGGGAGTAACTACAACAACATGGGCCATTATGACCCCCAGGCCTCTAACTTTGGCCCAATGAAGAACAACtttggcggcggcggcggcggtggtggcggcggcggcaggAGCTTTGGTAAGCCTCCAGAGGGGATGCAGCTGGAACAAGTTTAG
- the copz1 gene encoding coatomer subunit zeta-1: MDSPILEPSLHTVKAVLILDNDGDRLYAKYYDDTYPTVKEQKAFEKNIFNKTHRTDSEIALLEGLTVVYKSNIDLFFYVIGSSHENELMLMAVLNCLFDSLSQMLRKNVERRALLENMEGLFLAVDEIVDGGVILESDPQQVVHRVALRGDDVPLTEQTVTQVLQSAKEQIKWSLLR, translated from the exons ATGGATTCTCCAATACTG GAACCTTCCCTGCACACAGTCAAAGCTGTACTAATCCTGGACAACGATGGAGACAGGCTTTATGCCAAG TATTATGACGACACATATCCGACAGTGAAGGAGCAGAAAGCTTTTGAGAAGAACATATTTAACAAGACTCACCGGACAGACA GTGAGATAGCATTACTGGAGGGCCTGACTGTTGTGTACAAGAGCAATATAGACCTGTTCTTTTATGTGATTGGAAGCTCACATGAAAATGAG CTGATGCTTATGGCTGTTCTAAATTGCCTTTTTGATTCCCTCAGTCAGATGTTGAG aaaaaatgttGAGAGGAGAGCTTTGTTGGAGAACATGGAGGGACTCTTCTTGGCTGTGGATGAAATTGTGGATGGAGG GGTGATCTTAGAGAGTGACCCACAGCAAGTTGTGCACCGTGTGGCTCTCAGA gGTGATGACGTACCTTTGACAGAGCAGACAGTCACTCAG
- the nfe2 gene encoding transcription factor NF-E2 45 kDa subunit — protein MCSTANYVLPLRRSCEVVATPGRLCGGLSMPANFNGVRPHGPPQDMEMDMAWQELMAITELQEFEVQSGNSYEAAHYQSMQPITPAGEFGMTQSHSEPPPAAACELSTADTYEGCYSEDVPACHRLNNNTDAVYGNADSQLPHRMLPISSHAQPSLINMAGTAQGHRRPNTSISQGLSRHMLWTTLGQNAHVRSGDDLESDSGLSLGSSPPLASPDNPVGGGPGYQNIDMGTQYSDCEPESMTEHGRRGHIHYPMDYQSQTLPYLHSGGHAPYFSPQPSYSHSQTCSVNPRPLKQPDLYGNATVTSRGSSYSMHTKSQGSSSSPAPLSRDERKAVALKIPFPLDKIINLPVDDFNELLTQYTLTDTQLALVRDIRRRGKNKVAAQNCRKRKLESIVHLERELNHLQAQREHLAQERLEFQRSLTFIKCRLTDLYKEVFSHLRDEDGQPYSIDEYSLQQTPDGSIYLVPHSMDKRDQC, from the exons ATGTGCTCAACGGCCAACTATGTTCTCCCATTGAGGAGAAGCTGTGAG GTGGTGGCTACTCCAGGCAGGCTGTGTGGGGGGCTGTCCATGCCTGCTAATTTTAATGGAGTCAGGCCTCATGGACCGCCACAGGACATGGAGATGGACATGGCTTGGCAGGAGTTGATGGCCATCACTGAGCTCCAG GAATTCGAAGTCCAAAGTGGAAACTCCTACGAAGCTGCACATTATCAATCCATGCAGCCCATCACCCCCGCTGGAGAGTTTGGGATGACTCAGTCCCATTCAGaacctcctcctgctgctgcctgtGAGCTGAGCACTGCTGACACTTACGAGGGATGTTACTCTGAAGACGTTCCTGCCTGCCATCGTCTCAACAACAACACAGATGCGGTGTATGGAAATGCAGATTCACAGCTGCCTCACAGAATGCTTCCCATCTCCTCCCACGCTCAGCCGTCTCTTATAAACATGGCAGGTACCGCTCAGGGCCATAGAAGGCCAAACACCAGCATCTCTCAGGGGTTAAGTCGACACATGCTGTGGACTACGCTGGGGCAAAACGCCCATGTTCGCTCTGGGGATGATCTGGAATCAGATTCAGGTCTCTCACTGGGATCCAGCCCACCTTTGGCTTCTCCAGACAATCCTGTCGGGGGTGGACCAGGTTACCAAAATATTGATATGGGAACACAATATAGTGATTGTGAACCAGAAAGCATGACTGAGCATGGCAGAAGAGGCCACATACATTATCCAATGGACTATCAGAGTCAAACTCTCCCATATCTACACTCAGGTGGACACGCACCTTACTTTTCACCTCAACCCAGTTACTCTCATTCACAAACTTGTTCTGTGAATCCTCGACCTCTGAAACAGCCCGACCTATACGGCAATGCAACAGTGACCAGCAGAGGGAGCTCATACAGCATGCACACAAAGTCAcaaggcagcagctcctctcctgCTCCTCTGAGCAGAGATGAGCGCAAGGCTGTGGCTCTGAAGATTCCCTTCCCCTTGGATAAAATCATCAATCTCCCTGTGGATGACTTCAATGAGCTCCTGACACAGTACACTTTGACAGACACTCAACTCGCACTGGTCAGAGACATTAGGCGCAGAGGAAAGAACAAGGTGGCGGCCCAGAACTGCAggaagaggaagctggagagCATTGTTCACTTGGAGAGAGAGCTGAACCACCTGCAGGCCCAAAGAGAACATCTGGCACAGGAGCGGCTGGAGTTCCAACGCAGCTTGACTTTCATCAAATGCCGACTCACAGACCTCTACAAGGAAGTTTTCTCTCATTTACGAGATGAAGACGGCCAGCCTTACTCCATAGATGAATATTCTTTACAACAAACTCCTGATGGAAGTATTTATTTGGTACCTCATTCAATGGATAAGAGAGACCAGTGTTAA